In a genomic window of Puniceicoccus vermicola:
- a CDS encoding four helix bundle protein — translation MSQDSLENFKAYRLAMELFDLVIEDLTPLTRNPALQKLVSQQLGSADSIAANIEEGHGRETTKEYIRFLVIARGSARETKGRYQRMRKWFPEEIVADRTERCSHIFAILTKTIISLKRRGSSQ, via the coding sequence ATGAGCCAGGATTCACTCGAAAACTTCAAGGCTTACAGGCTCGCCATGGAACTCTTCGATCTGGTGATCGAAGACTTGACGCCTTTGACACGTAACCCTGCCCTTCAAAAACTAGTCTCCCAGCAACTTGGCAGCGCCGACTCCATTGCGGCCAATATTGAGGAAGGGCACGGACGGGAAACTACGAAGGAATACATTCGTTTCCTCGTCATTGCCCGGGGCTCCGCGCGAGAAACAAAAGGAAGATACCAACGGATGCGCAAGTGGTTTCCCGAGGAGATTGTAGCGGATCGAACCGAACGTTGCAGCCACATCTTCGCGATTCTAACCAAAACGATTATCAGTCTGAAAAGAAGAGGAAGTTCACAATGA